A region from the Triticum urartu cultivar G1812 chromosome 1, Tu2.1, whole genome shotgun sequence genome encodes:
- the LOC125521474 gene encoding PRA1 family protein B2-like, protein MASAPTQPPLLPVTNPTAAGSAPAATGGGGGLDAPMATPAFRLFMSRISESARRSLSDRRPWAEMVDRSAFSRPDSLSDATSRLRRNLTYFRVNYTAVVAFALAASLLAHPFSLLILLGVLAAWCFLYIFRASDQPVALFGRTFSDRETLLGLVVASIVAFFFTPVASLIISGMLVGGAIVAAHGAFRMPEDLFLDDADAASGNSAAQGLLSFLGAPGSRV, encoded by the coding sequence ATGGCTTCCGCGCCGACGCAGCCGCCCCTCCTCCCGGTCACCAACCCCACGGCCGCGGGCTCGGCGCCCGCCGCcacaggcggcggcggcggcctggacGCGCCGATGGCCACGCCGGCGTTCCGGCTCTTCATGAGCCGGATCTCCGAGTCGGCGCGCCGCTCGCTGTCCGACCGGCGCCCGTGGGCCGAGATGGTCGACCgctcggccttctcgcggccggacTCCCTCTCCGACGCCACCTCCCGCCTGCGCCGCAACCTCACCTACTTCCGCGTCAACTACACCGCCGTCGTCGCCTTCGCGCTCGcagcctcgctcctggcccaccccTTCTCGCTCCTCATCCTCCTGGGGGTCCTCGCCGCCTGGTGCTTCCTCTACATCTTCCGCGCCTCCGACCAGCCCGTCGCGCTCTTCGGCCGCACCTTCTCCGACCGCGAGACGCTGCTGGGGCTCGTCGTCGCCTCCATCGTCGCCTTCTTCTTCACGCCCGTCGCGTCGCTCATCATCTCCGGGATGCTCGTCGGCGGCGCCATCGTCGCCGCCCACGGCGCCTTCCGCATGCCCGAGGACCTCTTCCTGGACGACGCCGACGCAGCGAGCGGCAACAGCGCGGCCCAGGGGCTGCTGTCCTTCCTCGGGGCacccggatctagggtttga
- the LOC125532954 gene encoding sorting nexin 2B-like, giving the protein MMAAEPSSPSATASAAADDLETLALDSSHSSPAAATDPLLRPPSSSSNGAAARHEPFVIDDFLDDDDDNEDEDDHAPPPPPAARAPAAAANGDAGPEFSRITVSDPKKHAEPVSGAAGVIPGSGSYFSYLVTTRLADGADEVRVRRRFRDVVALADRLAAVHRGLFVPARPDKSLVEGQVMQRHDFVSQRCTALQRYLRRLAAHPVVGRSPDLRTFLTEPGAIAAFQGEAPRHWTTTVNAAIPTVPAKAGRDLFGMFKDLKQTVVNGLVATKPPPVEEETD; this is encoded by the coding sequence ATGATGGCCGCCGAGCCCTCGTCGCCGTCCGCCACAGCCTCCGCGGCCGCCGACGACCTCGAGACCCTCGCCCTCGACTCCTCCCActcctcgccggccgccgccaccgacccCCTCCTCCGcccgccctcctcctcctccaacggcgccgccgcccgccacgaGCCCTTCGTCATCGACGACTtcctcgacgacgacgacgacaacgaggACGAGGACGACCACGCGCCCCCGCctccccccgccgcccgcgcgccggccgccgccgcgaaCGGCGACGCGGGCCCCGAGTTCTCCCGGATCACCGTCTCGGACCCGAAGAAGCACGCGGAGCCCGTCTCCGGGGCCGCCGGCGTCATCCCCGGCTCCGGGAGCTACTTCTCCTACCTCGTCACCACGCGCCTCGCCGACGGCGCCGACGAGGTCCGCGTGCGCCGCCGCTTCCGCGACGTCGTCGCCCTCGCCGACCGCCTCGCCGCGGTCCACCGCGGCCTCTTCGTGCCTGCCCGCCCCGACAAGAGCCTCGTTGAGGGCCAGGTCATGCAGCGCCACGACTTCGTCAGCCAGCGCTGCACCGCGCTCCAGCGCTACCTCCGCCGGCTCGCCGCGCACCCCGTCGTCGGCCGCAGCCCTGACCTCCGCACCTTCCTTACCGAGCCCGGCGCCATCGCCGCCTTCCAAGGCGAGGCGCCGCGGCACTGGACCACCACGGTGAATGCCGCCATCCCAACGGTCCCGGCCAAAGCTGGGAGGGACTTATTTGGGATGTTTAAGGATTTGAAGCAGACCGTTGTCAATGGGTTGGTGGCCACGAAGCCACCGCCTGTGGAGGAGGAGACTGAT